One segment of Helicobacter anatolicus DNA contains the following:
- the serS gene encoding serine--tRNA ligase: MIDVKNLLNNFDSVSEKLQIKKVDGDILLTLKDAAQNYKKTKQNLESLQAEQNKQSKLFGEKAKEGKEALEVLKSQLDGLKKEIATLNQELKAKEEILENLLFGIPNIPDEKTPKGDDENDNIELKKVLKPKEFAFKPKEHWELAQENGWIDFERGVKLAKSRFSVLRGMGARLNRALINFMLDYNQKAGFEMVVTPVIVNEKMLFGTGQLPKFEEDMFKIDGNTDPLIIGEEVKKQDFYLISTSEITLTNLYHDEIIPAQDLPILLTAQTPCFRKEAGSAGRDTRGMIRQHQFDKVELVAITKPEQSDEIHQKMIDTASGILEALGLPHRMVQLCGGDLGFSASNTVDIEVWLPGQNCYREISSVSNTRDFQARRAKIRYKEDKKNALVHTLNGSSLAVGRTLIAIMENYQKEDGSIEIPEALKSYL, translated from the coding sequence ATGATTGATGTAAAGAATTTGCTAAATAATTTTGATAGTGTGAGTGAAAAATTACAAATAAAAAAAGTAGATGGCGATATTTTGTTGACATTAAAAGATGCGGCACAAAATTATAAAAAAACTAAACAGAATTTAGAATCCTTGCAAGCAGAACAAAATAAACAATCTAAATTATTTGGTGAAAAAGCAAAAGAGGGGAAGGAGGCTTTGGAGGTTTTAAAATCTCAGCTTGATGGTTTAAAAAAGGAAATTGCTACTTTGAATCAAGAACTTAAAGCAAAAGAAGAAATTTTAGAAAATTTACTTTTTGGAATTCCTAATATTCCTGATGAAAAAACTCCAAAGGGTGATGATGAAAATGATAATATTGAGTTAAAAAAAGTTTTAAAACCAAAAGAATTTGCCTTTAAGCCCAAGGAGCATTGGGAGTTGGCACAAGAAAATGGTTGGATTGATTTTGAGCGAGGAGTAAAACTTGCAAAAAGTCGATTTTCCGTGTTAAGGGGTATGGGTGCAAGATTAAACAGGGCTTTGATAAATTTTATGCTTGATTATAATCAAAAAGCAGGGTTTGAAATGGTGGTAACTCCAGTTATTGTTAACGAAAAAATGCTTTTTGGAACAGGACAACTTCCAAAATTTGAAGAAGATATGTTTAAAATTGATGGTAACACAGACCCTTTGATTATTGGCGAAGAAGTAAAAAAGCAAGATTTTTATTTGATTTCGACTTCTGAGATTACATTAACAAATCTTTATCATGATGAAATTATCCCTGCGCAAGATTTGCCAATTTTACTTACCGCGCAAACCCCTTGTTTTAGAAAAGAAGCAGGAAGTGCAGGAAGGGATACAAGAGGAATGATTAGACAGCATCAGTTTGATAAAGTAGAGCTTGTAGCGATTACTAAGCCAGAGCAAAGTGATGAGATTCATCAAAAGATGATTGATACGGCTAGTGGGATTTTGGAGGCTTTGGGGCTTCCTCATCGTATGGTACAGCTTTGTGGGGGTGATTTAGGTTTTAGTGCGAGCAATACCGTGGATATTGAAGTGTGGTTACCAGGACAAAATTGTTATCGTGAAATTAGTTCTGTTTCTAATACAAGAGATTTTCAAGCAAGAAGAGCAAAAATTCGCTATAAAGAAGATAAGAAAAATGCTTTAGTGCATACTTTAAATGGTTCTTCTTTGGCGGTAGGCAGAACACTGATTGCAATTATGGAAAATTATCAAAAAGAAGATGGAAGTATTGAGATACCTGAAGCTTTGAAATCTTATTTGTGA
- the glyQ gene encoding glycine--tRNA ligase subunit alpha, which yields MKPTFSNLLLKLQEFWKEQGCIIVQPYDIPAGAGTFHPATLLRSLDSKPWSVAYVAPSRRPTDGRYGENPNRLGSYYQFQVLIKPSPDNIQELYLKSLEHLGLNLKKHDIRFVEDNWESPTLGAWGLGWEVWLDGMEVTQFTYFQQVGGIACDPVAIEITYGVERLATYIQQVESILDIEWGENTCKESVNYADVHLESEYQFSKYHFEVADTKRILELFTLVQDEAKSCLEKHLPLPAYDFTMLSSHFFNILDARKAISVSQRQEFILKIRELSKNCALLYKEQEKQREQRLQNIKQS from the coding sequence ATGAAACCTACTTTTTCAAATCTTCTTTTAAAATTACAAGAATTTTGGAAAGAACAAGGATGTATTATTGTGCAACCTTATGATATCCCTGCTGGTGCAGGTACTTTTCATCCTGCGACGCTATTGCGTAGCCTAGATAGCAAGCCTTGGTCAGTTGCCTATGTAGCACCATCACGACGCCCAACAGATGGAAGATATGGAGAAAATCCAAATCGCCTAGGAAGCTACTATCAATTTCAAGTTTTAATCAAACCTAGTCCTGATAATATTCAAGAGCTTTATTTAAAAAGTTTAGAACATCTTGGATTAAATCTCAAAAAACATGATATTCGTTTTGTAGAAGACAACTGGGAATCCCCAACTCTTGGTGCATGGGGACTTGGTTGGGAGGTATGGCTTGATGGTATGGAAGTTACACAATTTACCTATTTTCAGCAAGTAGGTGGAATTGCTTGCGATCCTGTAGCAATTGAAATCACCTATGGCGTAGAACGCCTAGCTACTTATATCCAACAAGTAGAATCTATTTTAGATATTGAATGGGGGGAAAATACTTGTAAAGAAAGTGTAAATTATGCAGATGTGCACTTAGAGAGTGAGTATCAATTTAGCAAATATCATTTTGAAGTTGCTGATACAAAAAGAATTTTAGAACTTTTTACACTTGTGCAAGATGAAGCAAAATCCTGTTTGGAAAAACACCTTCCCCTACCTGCATATGACTTCACTATGCTAAGCTCACATTTTTTCAATATTCTTGATGCAAGGAAAGCAATTTCTGTTTCACAAAGACAGGAGTTTATCTTAAAAATTCGTGAACTTTCTAAAAATTGCGCCCTACTATACAAAGAGCAAGAAAAACAAAGAGAGCAAAGACTGCAAAATATTAAACAAAGCTAA